DNA from Archaeoglobus veneficus SNP6:
TCCATCACATACCCCGGAATCGTTAGAGCGTGGCACAAACACGAAAGGGGGCAAGTTGACTACTTCGTCTGCGTGAAAGGGGCAATCAAGATATGTGCTTACGATGACGAAACTCAAGAGCTGAACGAAATCGTTTCGACAGGCGAGAATCCCCAGATTGTTAGAGTTCCCGGCCACTACTGGCACGGGTTTAAAGCTGTTGGGAACGAACCAGCAATGCTCGTTTACTTTGTTAACAAACTCTACGACTACGAAAATCCAGATGAAGTTAGAAGACCTTGGAACGACCCCACGGTTGTGCCTAAAGT
Protein-coding regions in this window:
- a CDS encoding polysaccharide biosynthesis C-terminal domain-containing protein; its protein translation is MLPGIVVKPLKRFADERGFFTEIMRKDWEIFEDEIVQANLSITYPGIVRAWHKHERGQVDYFVCVKGAIKICAYDDETQELNEIVSTGENPQIVRVPGHYWHGFKAVGNEPAMLVYFVNKLYDYENPDEVRRPWNDPTVVPKVINGREDDPRCGKPWDWFYPPHK